From the genome of Methanobrevibacter smithii ATCC 35061, one region includes:
- a CDS encoding ribosome assembly factor SBDS, whose translation MVNVDEAIIAKYEYCGEHFEILVDPDLAAEFRNPDGQDVAIEDLLAVEEIFKDSKKGDKASEEAMLKIFETTDPIGVSKVILEKGHVQLTAEQKRQMQEDKRRLVINKISREAINPQSGLPHPAQRIENAVNEAKVKFDPFVSVDQQVQTALKAIKPLIPIRFEKVKVAVRLPGSSAGGAYSAIHHFGEILNEEWQQDGSWIGIVEMPGGLQDDFAAKMAEISSGEAETKTIK comes from the coding sequence ATGGTAAATGTAGATGAAGCAATAATAGCTAAATATGAATATTGTGGGGAACATTTTGAAATATTGGTCGATCCGGATTTAGCAGCAGAATTTAGAAATCCTGATGGGCAGGATGTGGCCATTGAAGATCTTCTAGCTGTTGAAGAAATTTTTAAGGACTCTAAAAAAGGAGATAAAGCTTCTGAAGAAGCTATGCTTAAAATATTTGAAACTACAGACCCTATTGGAGTTTCTAAAGTTATACTTGAAAAAGGACATGTTCAATTAACTGCTGAACAAAAAAGACAAATGCAGGAAGATAAAAGAAGACTTGTTATTAATAAAATTTCTAGAGAAGCTATTAATCCCCAATCAGGTCTTCCTCACCCTGCACAAAGGATTGAAAATGCTGTTAATGAAGCTAAAGTTAAATTTGATCCTTTTGTTTCAGTTGATCAACAAGTACAAACAGCCCTGAAAGCTATTAAACCACTTATTCCGATTAGGTTTGAAAAAGTTAAAGTAGCTGTTCGCCTTCCGGGTTCTTCAGCAGGAGGAGCCTACTCTGCAATCCATCATTTTGGTGAAATTCTTAATGAAGAATGGCAGCAAGACGGTTCATGGATTGGCATTGTTGAGATGCCTGGTGGCCTTCAAGATGATTTCGCCGCTAAAATGGCTGAAATTTCAAGTGGTGAAGCAGAAACGAAAACTATCAAATAA
- the psmA gene encoding archaeal proteasome endopeptidase complex subunit alpha, translated as MQPLQNAGYDRAITVFSPDGRLFQVEYAREAVKRGTTSIGIKCSEGIVLAVDKRTTSNLVEATSIEKIFKIDEHIGAATSGLVADARALVERARVEAQINKITYSEPIRVDSLSKKLCDMLQMYTQNGGVRPFGSALIIGGVYDGICKLFETDPSGALIEYKATAIGSGRSAAMDIFEDQYKDDMNLNEAINLALTAINEATEHETTANNVEIAVIKCGEEVYTKLSQEEVQTFIDEVVSEEESEEESEE; from the coding sequence ATGCAACCTTTACAAAATGCTGGATATGATAGGGCAATTACTGTATTTAGCCCAGATGGAAGACTTTTCCAAGTAGAATATGCAAGAGAAGCTGTTAAAAGAGGAACCACTTCAATAGGAATTAAATGTTCTGAAGGTATTGTTTTAGCAGTTGATAAAAGAACTACTTCTAATTTAGTTGAAGCAACATCTATTGAAAAAATATTCAAAATAGATGAACATATTGGAGCAGCAACTTCAGGTCTTGTTGCTGATGCTAGAGCTTTAGTTGAAAGAGCAAGAGTGGAAGCTCAAATAAATAAAATCACATACAGTGAACCTATTAGGGTAGATAGCTTATCTAAAAAATTATGTGATATGTTACAGATGTATACTCAAAACGGTGGGGTAAGGCCATTCGGTTCTGCTTTAATCATTGGTGGAGTATATGACGGTATTTGCAAATTATTCGAAACAGATCCTAGTGGAGCATTAATTGAATATAAAGCAACTGCTATTGGATCAGGCAGATCTGCAGCTATGGATATCTTTGAAGATCAATATAAAGATGACATGAATTTAAATGAAGCTATTAATTTAGCACTAACAGCAATCAATGAAGCAACTGAACATGAAACTACTGCAAACAATGTTGAAATTGCTGTTATTAAATGTGGTGAAGAAGTATACACTAAACTTTCTCAGGAAGAAGTACAGACTTTCATTGATGAGGTTGTATCTGAAGAAGAAAGTGAAGAGGAAAGTGAAGAATAA